In the Malania oleifera isolate guangnan ecotype guangnan chromosome 1, ASM2987363v1, whole genome shotgun sequence genome, one interval contains:
- the LOC131150151 gene encoding oligopeptide transporter 5-like: MADSNGDGAPQSKITEKFQTKKEEVNDCPVEQVRLTVPITDDPTLPALTFRTWVLGLISCALLAFLNQFFGYRTNNLYISSVSAQILVLPLGKIMASTLPKKRFRVPLTGWSFSLNPGPFNLKEHVLITIFANSGSNSVYAVNIITIVKAFYHRKLHPVAALLLSLTTQMLGYGWAGLFRKFLVDSPYMWWPSNLVQVSLFRALHEVEKRPKGGLTRLQFFFMVFIASFCYYIVPGFLFPSISALSFVCWIWKDSVTAQQIGSGMRGMGIGSFGLDWSTVAGFLGSPLATPGFAILNILIGFAFTLYVMIPIAYWSNAYEAKRFPFFSSNVFDSTGQHYNLSRILNQETFQIDQAGYDNYSKIYLSIFFAFTYGLSFATLSATISHVALFHGKTIWQLWRKTTAAVRDHVGDVHTRLMKNNYEAVPQWWFHIILISMLVLSLVACEGFGKQLQLPWWGILLACALALSFTLPIGIINATTNQAPGLNVITELVIGYLYPGRPLANVAFKTYGYISMSQALMFLADFKLGHYMKIAPKSMFVVQLVGTVVASVVYFGTAWWLLATIPNICDSSVLPEGSPWTCPGDEVFYDASIIWGVVGPLRMFNKYGVYPEMNWFFLIGLLAPVPVWLLSLALPNQKWVKLINMPIILGATMMMPPARAVNYLMWGALGIFFNFYIYKRYKGWWARHNYILSAGLDAGIAFMAILVYFALQTNNINGPEWWGLATSDHCPLALCPTAPGIAIEGCPVF, encoded by the exons ATGGCTGATTCCAATGGCGATGGAGCTCCTCAATCCAAGATCACTGAGAAGTTTCAAACCA AAAAAGAGGAGGTGAATGATTGCCCGGTTGAGCAAGTGAGGCTGACGGTCCCCATAACAGATGACCCAACCCTGCCTGCCCTGACATTCCGAACATGGGTTCTTGGACTAATCTCCTGTGCTCTTCTGGCTTTCCTGAATCAATTTTTCGGGTATCGCACCAACAACTTGTACATTTCTTCGGTTTCAGCACAAATTCTTGTCCTTCCCCTCGGGAAGATAATGGCTTCAACTCTTCCCAAGAAACGATTCCGAGTCCCCCTCACAGGGTGGTCATTTTCCCTGAATCCGGGACCCTTCAATCTGAAGGAGCATGTCTTGATCACCATATTTGCCAACTCGGGATCAAACAGTGTTTATGCAGTAAACATTATTACCATTGTGAAGGCTTTCTACCACCGAAAGCTGCATCCAGTTGCAGCCCTGTTGCTGTCTCTAACAACTCAG ATGCTTGGCTATGGGTGGGCTGGTTTATTCAGAAAGTTCCTTGTGGACTCCCCTTACATGTGGTGGCCCTCAAACCTTGTCCAAGTCTCTCTATTTag GGCATTACATGAAGTTGAGAAGCGACCTAAGGGAGGACTTACAAGGCTACAATTCTTCTTCATGGTCTTCATAGCAAGCTTTTGCTACTACATTGTTCCGGGTTTTCTGTTCCCATCAATTAGTGCTCTTTCCTTCGTTTGTTGGATTTGGAAGGACTCAGTCACAGCCCAGCAGATTGGTTCAGGCATGAGGGGCATGGGGATTGGCTCGTTTGGCCTAGATTGGTCCACAGTCGCTGGCTTCTTGGGAAGTCCCTTAGCCACCCCTGGCTTCGCCATCTTAAACATCCTGATTGGGTTTGCCTTCACCCTCTATGTCATGATTCCTATTGCCTACTGGAGCAATGCATATGAAGCTAAGCGATTCCCATTCTTCTCCTCAAATGTGTTTGACTCCACCGGTCAACATTACAATCTTTCCCGAATTCTAAATCAAGAGACTTTTCAAATTGATCAAGCTGGGTATGATAATTACAGCAAAATCTATCTTAGTATCTTTTTTGCCTTCACATATGGGTTGAGCTTTGCAACTCTCTCAGCTACCATCTCACATGTTGCTCTCTTCCATGGAAA GACAATTTGGCAGCTGTGGAGAAAAACAACGGCTGCAGTACGAGATCATGTAGGTGATGTTCACACAAGACTGATGAAGAACAACTATGAAGCAGTCCCTCAATGGTGGTTTCATATTATCCTGATTTCAATGCTGGTTCTTTCCTTAGTTGCCTGTGAGGGTTTTGGCAAACAGCTCCAACTCCCATGGTGGGGAATCTTGCTGGCTTGTGCCTTGGCTTTGTCTTTCACCTTGCCCATTGGGATAATTAATGCCACTACAAACCAG GCACCAGGGCTAAATGTTATAACAGAACTAGTAATTGGGTATCTTTATCCAGGGAGGCCACTTGCAAATGTGGCCTTCAAGACCTATGGCTACATCAGCATGTCCCAGGCCCTTATGTTTCTTGCGGATTTCAAATTGGGGCACTACATGAAAATCGCCCCCAAATCCATGTTTGTTGTTCAG CTGGTGGGAACAGTGGTTGCTTCAGTTGTCTACTTTGGCACTGCCTGGTGGCTTCTTGCTACCATCCCAAACATTTGTGATTCATCTGTGCTTCCAGAAGGGAGTCCATGGACATGCCCTGGAGATGAAGTTTTCTACGACGCATCGATCATATGGGGAGTAGTTGGTCCGCTACGAATGTTCAACAAGTATGGGGTTTACCCAGAGATGAACTGGTTCTTCCTGATCGGCCTTCTCGCCCCTGTTCCAGTATGGCTGCTTTCCCTTGCATTACCCAACCAAAAATGGGTTAAGCTCATCAACATGCCGATTATTCTTGGAGCTACAATGATGATGCCACCAGCCAGGGCCGTGAATTATTTGATGTGGGGAGCCTTGGGCATATTCTTCAACTTCTATATTTACAAGAGGTATAAGGGATGGTGGGCAAGACATAACTACATCCTATCGGCTGGTTTGGATGCAGGGATTGCCTTTATGGCAATACTCGTTTACTTCGCTCTCCAAACGAATAATATTAATGGTCCAGAATGGTGGGGTCTGGCTACAAGTGACCATTGTCCACTGGCTTTATGCCCGACAGCTCCAGGAATAGCAATTGAAGGTTGCCCTGTTTTCTGA
- the LOC131167673 gene encoding pentatricopeptide repeat-containing protein At5g66520-like, giving the protein MISSLSWLSIPPSPTSVQNLRRNSSPPISQTPINDLLRNFNSPFELRQVHAHLIKTNTPLSALPLSRVAFVCASPSSFTYAQRIIECLEKPDIVMWNSCLKAFAEGNSPGDAIALFYCLRRFDVFPNAFTFSFVFKACSHLLDLSTGRIVHGLIEKLGLQWNLFLQNSNLHLYALCGAMGDAQLLFEKMPERDVVTWNIMITQLIKRGEIVGAYELFAQMPERNVRSWTSMIVGFVHCGKPKEAVHLFLLMEETGMRPNEVTVVAVLSACADLGALDLGRKIHEYSNESKFTRNTHVSNTLIDMYVKCGCLEDACRVFYEMEERTVVSWSAMIGGLAMHGQAEEALNMFSKMIQTGIKPNGVTFIGLLHACSHMGFINEGRNFFASMTKDYAIIPQIEHYGCMVDLYSRAGLLQEAHEFIMNMPIEPNSVVWGALLGGCKVHRNIEMAEEAITHLLELDTLNDGYYVVLSNIYAQAEQWEDTARVRKLMRDQGVKKTQGWSSITVEGRVHEFVAGDETHPQAEEISRRWGKLLVKMKLKGYVPNTSVVLLDMEENEKEKVLFRHSEKLALVFGLMNTSPGTPIRIMKNLRVCEDCHAALKLISGIVGREIVVRDRNRFHCFKDGSCSCRDYW; this is encoded by the coding sequence ATGATTTCCTCTTTATCCTGGCTCTCCATCCCACCCTCCCCTACCTCTGTTCAAAATCTCCGCAGAAACTCTAGCCCACCCATTTCTCAAACCCCCATAAATGATCTTCTCCGCAACTTCAACTCTCCTTTTGAGCTCCGACAAGTCCACGCTCACCTCATCAAAACCAACACTCCTCTCTCAGCCCTCCCCCTTTCTCGAGTCGCCTTCGTCTGTGCCTCTCCCTCGAGTTTTACATACGCTCAACGAATCATCGAGTGCCTCGAAAAACCCGACATTGTCATGTGGAATTCGTGTTTGAAAGCATTCGCTGAAGGCAATTCTCCGGGAGACGCAATTGCGCTCTTTTATTGCTTGCGGCGGTTTGATGTTTTTCCTAAcgcttttactttttcttttgtCTTCAAGGCATGCTCGCATTTGCTGGACCTTTCTACTGGTAGGATCGTTCACGGGCTTATCGAGAAACTTGGGTTGCAATGGAATTTGTTTTTGCAGAATAGCAATCTTCATTTGTATGCTTTGTGTGGGGCAATGGGCGATGCTCAGCTGTTGTTCGAGAAAATGCCTGAGCGAGATGTTGTTACGTGGAATATAATGATAACCCAATTAATAAAGCGGGGAGAAATTGTGGGGGCATATGAGTTGTTTGCCCAAATGCCTGAGAGGAATGTGAGGTCGTGGACGTCAATGATTGTAGGTTTTGTCCACTGTGGGAAGCCCAAGGAGGCAGTTCATCTTTTTCTGTTGATGGAGGAGACAGGGATGAGGCCAAATGAGGTTACAGTTGTTGCTGTTCTTTCAGCTTGTGCCGACTTGGGTGCACTCGATCTTGGCAGGAAGATTCATGAGTACTCTAATGAAAGTAAGTTTACAAGAAATACCCATGTTTCTAACACACTGATTGATATGTATGTCAAGTGTGGGTGCTTGGAGGATGCTTGTAGAGTTTTCTATGAGATGGAAGAACGGACCGTTGTGTCTTGGTCAGCCATGATCGGAGGGCTTGCAATGCACGGACAAGCTGAGGAAGCTTTAAACATGTTCTCTAAAATGATCCAAACAGGCATCAAACCAAACGGTGTCACCTTCATCGGGCTCTTGCATGCTTGCAGCCACATGGGTTTCATTAATGAGGGTCGTAACTTTTTTGCCAGCATGACTAAGGACTATGCAATAATTCCTCAGATTGAGCATTACGGTTGCATGGTTGATCTTTACAGTCGTGCAGGACTTCTTCAAGAGGCGCATGAGTTCATCATGAATATGCCTATTGAGCCAAATAGTGTTGTGTGGGGAGCTTTACTCGGTGGATGCAAGGTTCACAGAAATATTGAAATGGCCGAAGAAGCAATAACGCACCTTCTTGAACTGGACACTCTTAATGATGGATACTATGTGGTTTTATCGAACATTTATGCACAAGCAGAGCAGTGGGAAGACACTGCAAGAGTGAGGAAGCTGATGAGAGATCAAGGGGTGAAGAAGACACAAGGGTGGAGTTCAATAACAGTAGAGGGAAGGGTCCATGAATTTGTGGCAGGGGATGAGACACATCCTCAAGCTGAGGAGATATCTAGAAGGTGGGGAAAACTGCTGGTCAAAATGAAGTTGAAAGGATATGTACCAAACACTTCGGTGGTTCTTCTGGATATGGAAGAGAATGAGAAAGAAAAAGTTTTGTTCCGCCATAGCGAGAAATTAGCACTGGTTTTTGGGCTCATGAACACTTCACCTGGAACCCCAATTAGGATTATGAAGAATCTTCGTGTTTGTGAGGATTGTCATGCTGCTTTGAAACTGATATCAGGGATAGTTGGTCGAGAAATAGTTGTGCGTGACCGGAACCGATTTCATTGTTTCAAAGATGGTTCATGTTCATGTAGGGATTACTGGTAG